Proteins co-encoded in one Marinobacter qingdaonensis genomic window:
- a CDS encoding CASTOR/POLLUX-related putative ion channel, whose product MLPFRIIDRVKFFVERQLVKGAGFQLLVVAAFIALISLMGGLLVLPLGESFDNVGSAIWWAFLRLTDPGYLGDDVGTWQRFVSTLLTISGYVVFMGTLVAILTRWLIAKMADMERGLTPVTLKNHIVVLGWTSQTLPLLVELLGSSGRMRRFLEKHDTQKLNLVVLSESASAEQVHELRNEPGIGSRVRQIILRAGSALQPEALHRVACLDAAAVIVPSAHQGVGSLVTSDVETVKALLSIAAQARHFQSSLPYVVAELQDVRKLPVIERAYPGEVEVVAGDASISSLIVQNILHPGLSEVYNELLTGAEGNGIYVRGGESVAGLSLAELASVRPNVIVLGLLRPNGKLWDVRLVAPSDTRIEARDRVILMARDYADTEPNAKLPALPEIQRLEPRRVTRQEASLRQRVLVLGWNRRVPSLVAEFGSYSHQSFSLDMVSVVPAAERALAISRYVGERSPVECRHIEADYMVEGELRRLDPSSYDSVILLSSDRLASGEEADARAMVGYLQLEDILAEKHPHPHLILELSDPDNRPLLYEHRSEMLISPMILSHILAQVALRRELRVVLDELFTVGGAEIQFRDPAEYPLPASADFQLLERTLADEGEIALGIYRGQPDARGRHLTLNPPRRDYLDLKAGDRLVVLALTA is encoded by the coding sequence ATGCTGCCGTTCCGCATTATTGACCGAGTCAAATTCTTCGTTGAGCGCCAATTGGTCAAAGGTGCCGGCTTCCAGTTGCTGGTGGTTGCCGCCTTCATCGCCCTGATCTCCCTGATGGGGGGGCTGCTGGTCCTGCCCCTGGGCGAGTCCTTCGACAACGTCGGGTCGGCGATCTGGTGGGCGTTTCTGCGCCTGACCGATCCGGGGTACCTGGGGGATGACGTCGGGACCTGGCAGCGGTTCGTATCGACCTTGCTCACCATCAGCGGCTACGTGGTGTTCATGGGTACCCTGGTGGCCATCCTGACCCGTTGGTTGATCGCCAAGATGGCGGATATGGAGCGGGGCCTGACCCCGGTCACCCTGAAGAACCACATCGTGGTGTTGGGCTGGACCAGTCAGACCCTGCCACTGCTGGTGGAGCTACTGGGCTCCTCCGGGCGCATGCGGCGCTTCCTCGAAAAACACGACACCCAGAAGCTGAACCTGGTGGTGCTGTCGGAGAGCGCTTCCGCCGAACAGGTGCACGAACTTCGCAACGAGCCGGGCATCGGCAGCCGGGTCCGACAGATCATTCTGCGGGCCGGTTCGGCTTTGCAGCCCGAGGCCTTGCACCGGGTCGCCTGTCTGGATGCGGCGGCGGTCATCGTGCCCAGCGCCCATCAGGGCGTGGGCAGTCTGGTCACCTCGGACGTCGAAACCGTTAAGGCCCTGCTGTCGATTGCCGCCCAGGCCCGGCATTTCCAGTCGTCTCTGCCCTACGTGGTGGCCGAGCTGCAGGACGTGCGCAAGCTGCCGGTGATCGAGCGGGCCTACCCCGGCGAGGTGGAAGTGGTCGCCGGCGACGCCTCGATCAGCTCCCTGATTGTCCAGAATATCCTGCATCCGGGCCTGTCCGAGGTCTACAACGAGTTGTTGACCGGGGCCGAGGGCAATGGCATCTACGTGCGCGGCGGCGAATCCGTGGCGGGCCTGTCCCTGGCCGAGCTGGCCTCGGTGCGGCCCAATGTCATTGTGCTGGGGCTGCTGCGGCCCAATGGCAAGCTCTGGGACGTTCGACTGGTGGCGCCCTCCGATACCCGCATCGAAGCCCGGGACCGGGTCATCTTGATGGCCCGGGATTACGCCGACACCGAACCCAATGCCAAGCTGCCGGCCCTGCCGGAAATCCAGCGCCTGGAGCCGCGCCGGGTCACCCGTCAGGAAGCCAGCCTGCGGCAGCGGGTGCTGGTGTTGGGTTGGAATCGTCGGGTACCCAGTTTGGTGGCGGAATTCGGCAGCTACAGCCATCAATCGTTTTCCCTGGACATGGTGTCGGTGGTGCCGGCGGCGGAGCGGGCCCTGGCCATCTCCCGCTACGTCGGCGAGCGCTCACCGGTGGAATGTCGGCACATCGAGGCCGACTACATGGTGGAAGGGGAACTGCGACGGCTGGATCCGTCCTCCTACGATTCGGTGATCCTGCTCAGCAGCGACCGTCTTGCCTCGGGTGAGGAGGCCGATGCCCGGGCCATGGTCGGATACCTGCAGCTGGAAGACATCCTGGCGGAAAAACATCCCCATCCGCATCTGATTTTGGAACTCAGTGACCCGGATAACCGTCCGTTGCTGTACGAACATCGTAGTGAGATGTTGATCAGCCCGATGATCCTGAGCCATATCCTGGCCCAGGTCGCCCTGCGCCGGGAGCTGCGGGTGGTTCTGGATGAACTGTTCACCGTCGGCGGTGCTGAGATCCAGTTCCGGGATCCGGCGGAATACCCGCTGCCGGCCAGTGCCGATTTCCAGTTGCTGGAGCGCACCCTGGCCGACGAAGGGGAAATCGCGCTGGGGATCTATCGCGGACAGCCAGACGCCCGGGGCCGACATCTGACCCTGAACCCGCCTCGACGGGACTACCTGGACCTGAAAGCCGGCGATCGCCTGGTGGTGCTGGCTCTGACGGCCTGA
- a CDS encoding response regulator: MTTTTADKTPGPILIVEDDSLILELIEELLASTGRSVLAASNGVEARDQVERHPELAAVITDLAMPEMDGTKLIEWLAQERPGLPVLVVTGTSAQQSGGVLDRYNLLGVIRKPLTDDKIDQLLETLDSLDA; encoded by the coding sequence ATGACAACGACAACAGCTGACAAGACACCGGGCCCCATCCTCATCGTTGAGGATGACTCGCTGATCCTCGAATTGATCGAGGAATTGCTCGCCAGTACCGGCCGGTCGGTACTGGCGGCCAGCAATGGCGTGGAAGCGCGGGACCAGGTCGAGCGGCATCCGGAGCTGGCGGCGGTCATAACCGACCTGGCCATGCCCGAGATGGACGGCACCAAGCTTATCGAGTGGCTGGCGCAGGAGCGGCCGGGCCTGCCGGTGCTGGTGGTTACCGGCACCAGTGCCCAGCAAAGCGGCGGGGTGCTCGACCGTTACAACCTCCTGGGCGTGATCCGCAAACCCCTGACCGACGACAAAATCGACCAACTTCTGGAGACCCTGGACTCTCTGGATGCTTGA